A DNA window from Cervus elaphus chromosome 17, mCerEla1.1, whole genome shotgun sequence contains the following coding sequences:
- the LCORL gene encoding ligand-dependent nuclear receptor corepressor-like protein isoform X1 yields MDRINEKLKSIETIDMTNLIKLSSSDCNTDNDLKLRDLITSLLHNAKASDYSFMELLSQHDKKIENKIIQTRFRKRQETLFAMHSSPDSPIFRRQSLQIKRELASLDENFMRKKYTGKNPRKFLRNDELFSADKEQFYHCQGPSLQNSKSLQDNNHVETSFLPDYGLQSLQLPLNNLESNLAFDAFSESFKTASPEEMSIRRSQEKSVARKKFLQNHKENPKLENTQTPLKSDVPGLLSRTKRNIVPPGWYSIYVTNNYVFKKSPKAKKVSDSTKRKDAVKNIQIESSHSIDLNKIAMNSNLQVVVERLEDTINMAKKSWNNQSLSEGYKASKKLIEVDGKDQPAGRNMTLTVSRMTCKEQSLSKSIVASTNIKTNHIPTIDLISKQLNNQKKSSVLNTNSLISSVENVPRKYETIESSSFATYSSPIKLMFLSEVKSSEGVKYTLTSVSNSESNHDFSSEKQPTHQVTENRKETNETIPNANSANYSSNLNDGDIFQKELNKFNCAKETAESSAVFTDDMKNDNPQELPKEYSSNTIDSSFKRKPGRPKKIGPQVVKQIKRPIGRPPKPKTDQTDISICQDESISAEKKSPECLISEVKEGLYQKSIIVTVIYGRSRRTKRHVSEGSINKSSGMSLKNNVTDFPTEYNSLRSIREYDTDLSERISAISSLTTESEILGSGFEYVRPFKNKSMIPQSSKNIIRPNQKPLAIIRKPGRPAKVKISGISVTINRISPQEREVSISSCLPPLEQENIFQKSLLEENRQCSMDTRHTEADKFKNESKSMVAAIPLRHSIRDRKPSLHFLHSLASSSSLIYRNSLLHKSYKLRLQKGKSQEDKHKQSRIKIASKGTPGARNSRNAKKHLEDKLIPISEVSLDPIISSNPLLRWWAASTSNDSLLEELNNRFEQITNAWVPVSGDEAENCVHKKREPIENDNFKIASPLETCLLELEVSPVKMLFQKKCDLNELCTWFMQTTETQSLSLVRKANARNPLEVINTRGIKLGTKYSDFNTSPFRKHFKKFALSSPSKSAGKLHILHKMVSSPLLNVKSNLTLTRLKRTEFKRLHHERWRREGKLHSHGTGAWISKRRNLRFFCQNQLLSKTEGVTNADVPLQGKNTVDNQFIFPAEIRDNFLQQRLAMSDFKTHASLENKFNSEAKENGTNCSRKEFEKGPRLGNVCLNNWRSKTLKDCRIFLRKINYLEHRNTFKLNTIIYSPESNCGNNRQTHIEESKRFTLRSQSARQNSFKKQSKEIENAKANNPSSDKFPAQLENSKLNKCVNYDKNPDNCEALSKLNKRKRPPWKTTEMSTKRHKRQSCNSGQMANFYSKYQLACYK; encoded by the exons ATGGATCgtattaatgaaaaattaaaatcaatagaAACAATAGATATGACAAACCTTATAAAATTATCTAGCAGTGATTGCAATAcagataatgatttaaaattgaGAGATTTAATAACCTCTCTTTTGCATAATGCAAAGGCCAGTGATTACAGTTTTATGGAATTACTGAGTCAACAtgataaaaagatagaaaataaaattattcagacAAGATTTCGAAAGCGTCAAGAAACCTTATTTGCAATGCACAGCTCTCCTGACTCACCCATATTCAGAAGGCAGTCTTTACAGATAAAAAGAGAACTTGCTAGTCTTGATGAAaactttatgagaaaaaaatacacCGGAAAAAATCCAAGGAAGTTTTTGCGCAATGATGAACTCTTTTCAGCAGACAAAGAGCAATTCTATCATTGCCAAGGACCTTCTTTACAAAATTCTAAAAGCCTGCAAGATAATAATCATGTGGAAACATCCTTTTTACCAGATTATGGATTACAGTCATTGCAACTACCTCTAAATAATTTAGAATCTAACTTGGCTTTTGATGCATTTTCAGAAAGCTTTAAAACAGCTTCTCCTGAGGAAATGAGCATAAGGAGATCACAGGAGAAATCTGTGGCTAGGAAAAAGTTTTTGCAAAATCATAAAGAGAATCCAAAATTAGAGAATACTCAAACTCCTTTGAAAAGTGATGTCCCTGGACTTTTGAGCAGAACCAAACGAAATATTGTACCTCCAGGGTGGTATTCTATATATGTAACAAATaattatgttttcaaaaaatCCCCTAAGGCCAAAAAAGTTTCTGACTCTACCAAAAGAAAAGACGCAGTAAAAAATATTCAGATTGAAAGCTCACATAGTATAGATTTAAACAAAATTGCAATGAATTCTAATTTACAAGTTGTTGTGGAACGTTTGGAAGATACAATAAATATGGCCAAAAAGTCTTGGAATAATCAGTCATTATCAGAAGGGTATAAAGCATCCAAGAAATTGATAGAAGTTGATGGTAAAGATCAACCTGCTGGTAGAAATATGACTCTAACTGTAAGTAGAATGACATGCAAAGAGCAAAGTTTATCAAAATCCATAGTAGCATCCACCAATATTAAAACCAATCATATACCTACAATAGATTTGATTAGCAAACAACTTAATAACCAGAAAAAGTCATCTGTTTTAAACACAAATAGCTTGATTTCCAGTGTTGAAAATGTACCAAGAAAATATGAAACCATTGAAAGCTCTTCTTTTGCCACCTATTCTAGTCCTATCAAACTCATGTTTTTATCTGAGGTTAAAAGCAGTGAAGGAGTCAAATATACTTTAACTTCAGTCAGTAATTCCGAATCAAATCatgatttttcttctgaaaagcaACCAACTCATCAagtaactgaaaacagaaaagaaacaaatgagaccATCCCAAATGCTAACTCTGCAAATTATAGTTCTAATCTTAATGATGGTGACATTTTccaaaaagaactaaacaaattTAATTGTGCAAAAGAAACTGCAGAATCCTCTGCAGTGTTTACAGATGATATGAAGAATGATAACCCACAAGAGTTACCTAAAGAATATTCAAGCAATACGATTgattcatcttttaaaagaaaaccaggTAGACCTAAAAAAATAGGTCCCCAGGTTGTGAAACAGATAAAGCGACCAATTGGAAGACCACCGAAACCTAAAACTGACCAAACAGACATCTCCATTTGCCAAGATGAGTCCATTAGTGCTGAAAAGAAAAGCCCAGAGTGTCTCATATCAGAAGTAAAAGAAGGTTTATATCAGAAGAGTATTATAGTAACTGTTATTTATGGAAGGTCAAGAAGAACTAAAAGGCATGTTTCTGAAGGAAGTATAAACAAAAGCAGTggtatgtctttaaaaaataatgttactgATTTTCCAACAGAATATAATAGTCTCAGAAGTATTAGAGAATATGACACTGACTTGAGTGAAAGAATAAGTGCTATTTCAAGTTTGACTACTGAAAGTGAAATCTTGGGGTCTGGCTTTGAATATGTTAGACCTTTCAAGAACAAGTCTATGATACCTCAATCTTCCAAGAACATTATTCGACCAAATCAGAAGCCTTTGGCAATAATTAGGAAGCCTGGTAGACCTGCAAAAGTGAAAATCTCTGGCATATCTGTGACTATCAATAGAATTTCACCTCAGGAGAGAGAAGTGAGTATTAGCAGCTGCTTACCTCCTTTAGAACAAGAGAATATATTCCAGAAAAGTCTGCTTGAAGAAAATCGCCAGTGCAGCATGGATACAAGGCACACTGAAGCTGACAAATTCAAGAATGAATCGAAAAGTATGGTTGCTGCTATACCTTTGAGACATTCTATTAGGGACCGAAAACCATCTCTGCATTTCTTACATTCATTAGCATCTTCTAGTTCACTTATTTATAGAAATTCCCTGCTCCATAAGTCATATAAGCTCCGTTTGCAGAAAGGTAAAAGTCAGGAGGACAAACATAAGCAGTCAAGGATTAAAATAGCTTCCAAAGGTACGCCAGGAGCTAGAAATTCAAGGAATGCAAAAAAACATTTGGAAGATAAATTAATACCCATTTCTGAAGTATCCTTGGACCCTATAATTTCATCAAACCCTTTGCTCAGGTGGTGGGCTGCTTCTACTTCAAACGATTCCTTATTAGAGGAATTAAACAATAGATttgaacaaataacaaatgcttggGTGCCTGTGAGTGGAGATGAAGCTGAAAATTGTGTTCATAAAAAAAGAGAACCCATTGAAAATGATAACTTCAAAATAGCAAGCCCTTTGGAGACCTGTCTTTTAGAACTTGAGGTTTCACCTGTAAAAATGCTTTTTCAGAAAAAGTGTGATTTGAATGAACTCTGTACCTGGTTTATGCAAACAACAGAAACACAGTCTCTTTCACTAGTTAGAAAAGCAAATGCACGAAACCCTTTGGAAGTAATAAACACCAGAGGAATTAAATTAGGGACGAAATATTCTGATTTTAATACCAGCCCTTTcagaaagcactttaaaaaatttgcacTATCTTCACCTTCAAAGTCAGCAGGGAAGTTGCATATACTGCATAAAATGGTTAGCTCCCCGCttttaaatgtgaaaagtaaTTTAACACTAACTAGATTAAAAAGAACTGAGTTTAAGAGGTTGCATCATGAAAGgtggagaagagagggaaagcTGCACAGCCATGGGACAGGTGCTTGGATATCTAAAAGGAGGAACTTAAGATTTTTTTGCCAGAACCAACTTTTGAGTAAGACTGAGGGAGTAACAAATGCTGACGTCCCACTCCAAGGAAAAAACACAGTAGATAATCAGTTTATTTTCCCAGCTGAGATCAGGGATAACTTTTTGCAACAGAGGTTGGCCATGTCTGATTTCAAAACACATGCTAGTTTAGAGAATAAATTTAACTCAGAAGCAAAGGAGAATGGAACAAACTGCAGCcgaaaagagtttgaaaagggACCAAGACTAGGAAATGTATGTTTAAATAATTGGAGGTCAAAAACCTTAAAAGACTGTAGAATATTTTTGAGGAAAATCAACTATCTCGAACACAGAAATACTTTTAAGTTAAATACCATCATTTACTCTCCTGAATCTAACTGTGGAAATAATCGTCAAACTCACATAGAAGAATCAAAGCGCTTTACCTTAAGATCCCAGTCTGCTAggcaaaattcttttaaaaagcaatctaaagaaatagaaaatgctaAAGCAAATAATCCTTCAAGCGATAAATTTCCTGCCCAACTTGAAAatagtaaattaaataaatgtgttaACTATGACAAGAATCCTGATAATTGTGAAGCTCTTAGCAaattgaacaaaagaaaaagaccacCATGGAAGACCACAGAAATGTCAACAAAAAGACATAAACGACAGTCTTGCAACAGTGGACAAATGGCAAACTTTTATTCAAAATACCAACTAG CATGCTACAAGTGA